GATCAGGACGACGCGGATGTCGGTAACCATCGCCAACAGCATTTTACGCATGGTTTCGGCTTGTTGGGCGCGCTCTTCCGGTGTGGCGAGGCTGTCCACGCGTGCGAATTGGGTCAGTTTTTGTACTTCGTCTACGCCTTTGACCAGCTCGCAAACGGTGCTGTTGCAGCGTTCGGTAACCAATTCTTGCCAAGTGGGAACGTATTGGCCGATGTCGGACAAAATCGTAGCCGCCACGGCATCGGGCAATAAGTCGAGTTCGCTGACGATTTGCATCGAGCCGAGAAAATGTTCCATTAAAGGCTCGCCGTAAGTCGTTAGGGCATCGGCAGGATAATGTTCTTTAGACAGGTCAAAGGCCGTCTGAATCAGGTTTTTATCGGAATCGGGCAGCGCGGCAACATAGCCGTCGAACCAAGCGAGGAGGCCTTCCAGCGTTGCACTCGATGTTTGGGGCGTTTGGCGAATAGTGGTCATGGCGTGCGTTTTTTTCTTTTTGATAAAAACGTTGCCATTGTAACAGTTTATTGCCGACAGCCCTAGATTTGTATGCGAATGTGGCACTATGTTTCAGGAAGCCTTGTTTCAGACGGCCTTGGGTGTTATGGTTAACCGTTTTGAAATTTTAAGGAGCATTTCGATGAAGCTGTATATTTACGACCATTGCCCGTTTTGCGTCCGTGCGCGGATGATTTTCGGCTTGCGCAATGTGGCGGTGGAAGAAGTTGTCTTGGCAAACGATGACGAAGCTACGCCGATTGGCATGATTGGCTCAAAACAAGTGCCGATTTTGCAAAAAGAAGACGGTTCGTTTATGGGCGAGAGTTTGGATATTGTCCGTTACATCGATCAAGGCCGTCTGAAAGAAGAAGTTCGTCCCGAGGTTCAGGCTTGGTTGGATAAAGTGGGCGAATACAATAACAAATTAGTACAGCCGCGCATGGTCAAAATCGGCTTGCCTGAATTTGAGACCGATGAAGCGAAAAAATACTTTATCGACAAAAAAGAGAAAAGTATCGGCAATTTCGAGACTAATCTGAATAAAACGGCACAATATCTGGAGCGTCTGCATCAAGACTTGGCAGAGCTGGAAGCGCTGGTGTGCGAAGGCGAGGGCTTGGGCGGTGAAATCAGTTTGGAAGATATCCTTACTTTCCCTATTTTGC
This region of Neisseria subflava genomic DNA includes:
- a CDS encoding GrxB family glutaredoxin translates to MFQEALFQTALGVMVNRFEILRSISMKLYIYDHCPFCVRARMIFGLRNVAVEEVVLANDDEATPIGMIGSKQVPILQKEDGSFMGESLDIVRYIDQGRLKEEVRPEVQAWLDKVGEYNNKLVQPRMVKIGLPEFETDEAKKYFIDKKEKSIGNFETNLNKTAQYLERLHQDLAELEALVCEGEGLGGEISLEDILTFPILRNLTVVRGIQWPQKLMDYLLAMSERSGVALYFDRAL